Proteins from a single region of Lysinibacillus sp. JNUCC-52:
- a CDS encoding glycine C-acetyltransferase, whose protein sequence is MILLSKVLNTFLDENLQALRDQGLYNEIDAVEGANGPVIQVRGQNLINLSSNNYLGLATNEQLKQIAKEATEKYGVGAGAVRTINGTLDLHVKLEEKLAEFKGTEAAISYQSGFNCNMAAISAVMDKNDAILSDQLNHASIIDGCRLSRAKIIAYNHSDMEDLRAKAKEATESGLYNKVMVITDGVFSMDGDIAKLPEIVEIAKEFDLITYVDDAHGSGVTGKGKGTVKHFGLEKEIDFQIGTLSKAIGVVGGYVAGKKNLIDWLKVRSRPFLFSTALPPGDVAAITAAVQMLIDSTELHDKLWENGDYLKAGLAKLGFNIGESETPITPCIIGDEKLTQTFSRRLFEEGVYAKSIVFPTVPKGTGRVRNMPTAAHTKEMLDNALTIYEKVGRELGVIS, encoded by the coding sequence ATGATACTCTTGTCTAAAGTACTAAATACATTTTTAGATGAAAACTTACAAGCCTTACGTGATCAAGGCTTATACAATGAAATTGACGCAGTAGAAGGCGCAAATGGGCCAGTTATTCAGGTTCGAGGTCAGAATCTTATCAATCTTTCCTCTAATAACTATCTTGGCTTGGCAACAAATGAGCAATTAAAGCAAATTGCTAAAGAAGCAACAGAAAAATATGGTGTAGGTGCAGGGGCTGTTCGTACAATTAATGGTACACTTGATCTGCATGTTAAATTAGAAGAAAAGCTTGCAGAATTTAAAGGTACAGAAGCGGCTATTTCTTATCAATCAGGCTTTAACTGTAATATGGCTGCTATTTCAGCTGTTATGGATAAAAACGATGCCATTTTATCAGACCAATTAAACCATGCTTCTATTATTGATGGATGCCGCTTATCGCGTGCAAAAATCATTGCGTACAATCACTCGGATATGGAAGATTTACGCGCAAAAGCAAAAGAGGCTACAGAATCAGGTTTGTATAATAAAGTGATGGTCATTACAGATGGTGTTTTCTCAATGGATGGCGATATCGCCAAACTACCAGAAATCGTCGAAATTGCGAAAGAGTTTGATTTAATTACTTATGTCGATGATGCACATGGATCAGGTGTTACAGGTAAAGGGAAGGGCACTGTAAAACATTTCGGTCTAGAAAAAGAAATCGACTTCCAAATCGGTACACTTTCAAAGGCAATTGGAGTGGTCGGCGGTTATGTTGCTGGCAAGAAAAATCTGATTGACTGGTTGAAAGTCCGTTCTCGTCCATTTTTATTTTCAACAGCATTACCACCAGGTGATGTGGCGGCTATTACGGCGGCAGTACAAATGCTTATTGATTCAACAGAACTACATGATAAGCTATGGGAAAATGGCGATTACTTAAAAGCAGGGTTAGCGAAATTAGGCTTTAATATCGGAGAATCAGAAACACCGATTACACCATGTATTATTGGTGATGAAAAGCTGACACAAACGTTCTCTCGTCGCTTATTTGAGGAAGGCGTTTATGCAAAATCAATCGTTTTCCCAACTGTTCCAAAAGGCACTGGCCGTGTTCGTAATATGCCGACAGCTGCTCATACAAAGGAAATGCTAGACAACGCATTGACAATTTATGAAAAAGTAGGCCGTGAATTAGGCGTAATTTCATAA
- a CDS encoding methionine ABC transporter ATP-binding protein has translation MLEFRNVSKVYSSKKKEVVGVSDVSLTINRGDIFGIVGYSGAGKSSLLRCINLLERPTSGEILINGKDLTKLSRNELRLARLKIGMIFQHFYLISQKTVGENIAFALKAANMPAADIPARVDELLKMVDLAEKRDVYPAQLSGGQKQRVGIARALANNPAMLLCDEATSALDPKTTVSILRLLKEINNKLGITIVLITHEMDVVKEICNRMAVMQDGKVIEEGEVYDIFASPQKVLTQEFISSVVSFDIPQTILKNVQGQIVKILFKGNVAGEGVIADTMQRFYVKGNFLHGTIEYIQERPLGIFLMELQGEDSELAKAVAYMTERGAIVEVVQHV, from the coding sequence ATGCTCGAATTTCGTAATGTATCAAAAGTTTATAGCTCAAAGAAAAAAGAAGTTGTTGGTGTTAGTGATGTATCCTTAACAATTAATCGTGGCGATATTTTCGGAATAGTAGGTTATTCGGGAGCTGGCAAAAGCTCGCTTTTACGTTGTATAAATTTACTCGAACGACCTACTAGCGGTGAAATATTAATTAATGGTAAGGATTTAACAAAGCTATCACGAAATGAACTACGTTTAGCGCGCTTAAAAATAGGGATGATATTTCAACACTTCTATTTAATAAGCCAAAAAACAGTAGGCGAAAATATAGCCTTTGCCCTAAAGGCAGCGAATATGCCAGCAGCTGATATTCCTGCAAGAGTGGACGAATTGCTTAAAATGGTTGATTTAGCAGAAAAAAGAGATGTGTATCCTGCACAGCTTAGTGGTGGTCAAAAGCAAAGAGTAGGAATTGCAAGAGCTTTAGCAAACAATCCAGCGATGTTGCTCTGCGATGAAGCCACATCTGCTCTCGATCCTAAAACAACAGTATCCATTTTACGACTGTTAAAGGAAATTAATAATAAGTTAGGGATTACGATTGTCCTTATTACACATGAAATGGATGTTGTGAAGGAAATTTGCAATCGTATGGCTGTTATGCAGGATGGTAAAGTCATCGAGGAAGGTGAAGTATATGATATTTTCGCTAGCCCTCAAAAAGTATTAACACAAGAATTTATTAGTAGTGTGGTATCTTTTGATATTCCACAAACAATTTTAAAAAATGTCCAAGGTCAAATCGTCAAAATTTTATTTAAAGGAAATGTAGCAGGGGAAGGCGTTATTGCAGACACGATGCAACGTTTTTACGTAAAAGGGAATTTCCTTCATGGCACAATCGAATACATACAAGAACGACCACTTGGTATTTTTTTAATGGAGCTACAAGGTGAGGACAGTGAGTTAGCAAAAGCTGTTGCCTATATGACCGAACGTGGTGCTATTGTGGAGGTGGTTCAGCATGTTTGA
- a CDS encoding nucleotide kinase produces the protein MNGNVTYYFGHALTGQGIKHLYKEMMDEAELVYVLQGPSTYKGSELLKELGYYYVKQGFAVEWFQHALLENVIEGVFVRGCNRLYVWSSQWGIEPTLFGTKHRVLSFYDCLEEDRLEEIGEKLAVAIKERELWREKCITMLEIAKKIHDDWEIVTQSCMNWQALDEQVTNLKSNIFQSIVLNKTGRRTHRLLGTLTPRGAENTVDSMTKNLARRLMIKGKPGTGKSSLMKGLADEANARGLDAQIVWCGLDAGSVDMVIVPELNLCIFDSTEPHVFDPQDGRLGDEIFDMGKHCVLSEEAEAQIEEIRVNYKSAMQDAIGYTTRYAEAEKTIRQLMDQCLSTAIWREKTAPLFERLAK, from the coding sequence ACTGGGCAAGGAATCAAACATTTATATAAAGAAATGATGGATGAAGCGGAATTAGTTTACGTTCTGCAAGGCCCATCAACATATAAAGGATCAGAGCTTTTGAAGGAGCTAGGCTATTATTATGTAAAACAGGGCTTTGCAGTAGAGTGGTTTCAACACGCATTGTTAGAGAACGTAATAGAGGGAGTCTTTGTTCGAGGCTGTAATCGACTCTATGTGTGGTCTTCGCAATGGGGGATTGAACCAACTTTATTTGGTACGAAGCATCGTGTGCTGTCCTTTTATGATTGCTTAGAAGAAGACCGACTTGAAGAGATTGGCGAAAAGCTAGCTGTTGCGATAAAAGAGCGGGAGTTATGGCGTGAAAAGTGTATAACAATGCTTGAAATCGCCAAAAAAATACATGATGACTGGGAAATTGTTACGCAAAGTTGCATGAACTGGCAAGCTTTAGATGAACAAGTTACAAACTTAAAGTCGAATATTTTTCAATCCATCGTTTTAAATAAAACTGGAAGACGCACGCATCGACTATTAGGAACACTTACACCTCGAGGTGCAGAAAATACAGTAGATAGCATGACAAAAAATCTAGCGAGAAGATTGATGATAAAGGGCAAGCCAGGTACGGGGAAATCCTCATTAATGAAAGGATTGGCAGACGAGGCAAATGCAAGAGGGCTAGATGCGCAAATTGTATGGTGTGGCTTAGATGCTGGTTCAGTGGATATGGTCATCGTACCAGAATTAAACCTTTGTATATTTGATAGTACAGAGCCACATGTATTTGATCCACAAGATGGAAGATTAGGCGATGAAATTTTTGATATGGGGAAACATTGTGTTTTGTCAGAGGAAGCCGAAGCTCAAATTGAAGAAATCCGCGTGAACTATAAAAGCGCAATGCAAGATGCGATCGGCTATACAACGCGATATGCGGAAGCAGAGAAAACAATTCGCCAGCTCATGGATCAATGTTTGTCGACAGCGATTTGGCGTGAAAAAACAGCTCCTTTATTTGAAAGATTAGCAAAGTAA